In Saccharothrix violaceirubra, the following are encoded in one genomic region:
- a CDS encoding glycerophosphodiester phosphodiesterase family protein, with protein sequence MWPEVVAHRGASTAFAEHTLAAYERAIADGADGLECDVRLTRDDHLVCVHDRTIDRTSDGRGAVSSLTFDQLNTHDFGSWHGESADVLELDTLLGLAADHGKQVFVETKHPVRYGDRVEQRLAAVLRRYRVQAVMMSFSVTAVRRFKTLRPDVPTVLLFGHRWPERLPTFADFAGPGVHLLHRYPERGRGAYCWTADSAPDVAMCVERGVRFLATNNPAGTRGMLADNLSRP encoded by the coding sequence GTGTGGCCTGAAGTAGTCGCCCACCGCGGGGCGTCCACCGCGTTCGCCGAGCACACGCTCGCCGCCTACGAACGCGCGATCGCGGACGGCGCCGACGGCCTGGAGTGCGACGTCCGCCTGACCCGCGACGACCACCTCGTCTGCGTCCACGACCGCACGATCGACCGCACCAGCGACGGCCGGGGTGCGGTCAGCTCGCTGACGTTCGACCAGCTCAACACGCACGACTTCGGGAGCTGGCACGGCGAGTCCGCCGACGTCCTCGAACTCGACACGCTGCTCGGCCTCGCCGCCGACCACGGCAAACAGGTCTTCGTGGAGACCAAGCACCCCGTGCGCTACGGCGACCGCGTCGAACAGCGGCTCGCCGCCGTGCTGCGCCGGTACCGGGTCCAGGCCGTGATGATGTCGTTCTCGGTCACGGCCGTCCGCCGGTTCAAGACCCTGCGCCCGGACGTGCCGACCGTGCTGCTGTTCGGCCACCGCTGGCCCGAGCGGCTGCCGACGTTCGCCGACTTCGCCGGGCCGGGCGTGCACCTGCTGCACCGGTACCCCGAACGCGGGCGCGGCGCGTACTGCTGGACCGCCGACTCCGCGCCCGACGTGGCGATGTGCGTGGAGCGCGGCGTGCGATTCCTGGCGACCAACAACCCGGCCGGCACCCGCGGCATGCTTGCGGATAACTTGAGCCGGCCCTAA
- a CDS encoding DUF5926 family protein, whose protein sequence is MAKRAAVKTKSADGVNPRQPCPCGSGKRYKACHGGAGGAADVIVSRPFEGLAAEGELIALREFVPSATVKLPLLDGKREILLATVLPMAAAALVRGDGTAFVGLQVQTRSGDVSRDLARAVQWAQRAETGEALPVVGVDDGSDPGRLQDLLDPAAGLAPELHRDFGWWMPPDAEPSNEVQLSLERANAAILPTERLEAPGVSAAYWVDAGDKAHLRWVRPEPEEKLLAALARLAVRGEHDLGEGSRYAGSFRAHGLLVPVWDLDRELHSSEWSGPADELGKRLRTALTSLDDEPLTEAERRARDGLRGRQITLR, encoded by the coding sequence GTGGCGAAGCGTGCGGCCGTGAAGACCAAGAGCGCGGACGGCGTCAACCCGCGCCAGCCGTGCCCGTGCGGTTCCGGCAAGCGCTACAAGGCGTGCCACGGCGGTGCCGGCGGTGCGGCCGATGTGATCGTGTCCCGTCCGTTCGAAGGGCTGGCGGCCGAGGGCGAGCTGATCGCGCTGCGCGAGTTCGTGCCCTCGGCGACGGTGAAGCTGCCGCTGCTCGACGGCAAGCGCGAGATCCTGCTGGCGACCGTGCTGCCCATGGCCGCCGCGGCGCTGGTGCGCGGCGACGGCACGGCGTTCGTCGGTCTCCAGGTGCAGACCCGGTCCGGCGACGTGAGCCGCGACCTGGCCCGCGCGGTGCAGTGGGCCCAGCGCGCCGAGACCGGCGAGGCACTGCCGGTCGTGGGCGTCGACGACGGCTCCGACCCCGGTCGCCTCCAGGACCTGCTCGACCCCGCGGCGGGTCTGGCCCCGGAGCTGCACCGTGACTTCGGCTGGTGGATGCCGCCGGACGCCGAGCCGTCCAACGAGGTCCAGCTTTCGCTTGAACGGGCGAACGCGGCGATCCTGCCGACCGAACGCCTCGAAGCGCCGGGCGTGTCGGCGGCCTACTGGGTGGACGCGGGCGACAAGGCGCACCTGCGCTGGGTGCGTCCCGAGCCCGAGGAGAAGCTGCTGGCCGCGTTGGCGCGGCTGGCCGTGCGCGGTGAGCACGACCTGGGCGAGGGCTCGCGGTACGCGGGCTCGTTCCGCGCCCACGGTCTGCTCGTGCCCGTGTGGGACCTGGACCGCGAGCTGCACTCCAGCGAGTGGTCCGGACCGGCGGACGAGTTGGGCAAGCGTTTGCGGACGGCGTTGACCAGCCTGGACGACGAGCCGCTGACCGAGGCGGAACGTCGTGCGCGCGACGGTCTGCGCGGTCGGCAGATCACGCTGCGCTGA
- a CDS encoding glycerophosphodiester phosphodiesterase, giving the protein MRALVAVLVLALLALCAPAAGVASAHPRLRFDLQAHRGGIGLTVESTLAAFAKALEVGVTTLELDVQITRDGREVVTHDRKTNPAKCLDTAPAFPGDPAFPYGGKYVKDLTFAQVRTLDCGSTRWSQYPDQQLSPGARMPTLAEVFALARAYRAHDIRFNIETKVEAAAPHETAPREQFVEITRREVLKSGFLRNVTIQSFDWTTLRLWRQTDPRFALVALTQPEFFVPGSPWTGGLNPDDFGGSPARAAKTLGVTTVSPVHTMTTRALVDDAHALKLKVVPWTVDDPAVMHRLIDLGIDGLITDYPDRLRDVLREQGFALPKRHHR; this is encoded by the coding sequence ATGCGGGCACTCGTGGCGGTCCTCGTCCTCGCGCTCCTCGCACTCTGTGCACCAGCCGCGGGCGTTGCGTCGGCGCATCCCCGACTCAGATTCGATCTTCAGGCGCATCGCGGCGGCATCGGGCTGACCGTCGAAAGCACCCTGGCCGCGTTCGCCAAAGCCCTCGAAGTCGGCGTCACCACGCTCGAACTCGACGTGCAGATCACCCGCGACGGCCGCGAAGTGGTCACCCACGACCGCAAGACCAACCCCGCGAAGTGCCTCGACACCGCCCCGGCCTTCCCCGGCGACCCGGCGTTCCCCTACGGGGGCAAATATGTCAAAGACCTGACATTTGCGCAGGTCAGGACGTTGGACTGCGGTTCGACGCGGTGGTCCCAATACCCTGATCAACAGCTCTCGCCGGGCGCCCGCATGCCCACCCTCGCCGAGGTCTTCGCCCTGGCCCGCGCCTACCGCGCCCACGACATCCGCTTCAACATCGAGACCAAGGTCGAAGCCGCCGCCCCGCACGAGACCGCGCCCCGCGAGCAGTTCGTGGAGATCACCCGTCGGGAGGTCCTCAAGTCCGGCTTCCTGCGCAACGTCACCATCCAGTCCTTCGACTGGACGACCCTGCGCCTCTGGCGGCAGACCGACCCGCGCTTCGCGCTCGTCGCCCTCACGCAGCCCGAGTTCTTCGTCCCCGGCTCCCCGTGGACCGGCGGTCTGAACCCCGACGACTTCGGCGGCAGTCCGGCCAGGGCCGCGAAGACCTTGGGCGTCACGACCGTGTCCCCGGTCCACACGATGACCACCCGGGCACTGGTCGACGACGCCCACGCGCTCAAGCTCAAGGTCGTCCCCTGGACGGTCGACGACCCCGCCGTCATGCACCGGCTGATCGACCTCGGCATCGACGGGCTGATCACCGATTACCCGGACAGGTTGCGGGATGTCTTGCGCGAACAGGGGTTCGCGCTGCCTAAGCGTCACCACCGGTGA
- a CDS encoding DUF485 domain-containing protein — protein sequence MSTTEHSPTNSADAGHDWVEVQNSADFVELRKRLRAFVFPMAGLFLAWYLLYVLLADYAHGFMSTKLVGNINVGLVLGLLQFVSTFAITTLYVRHANKNLDPRAEAIRAKLEGGEA from the coding sequence GTGAGCACCACCGAGCACAGCCCCACTAACTCGGCCGACGCCGGCCACGACTGGGTCGAGGTGCAGAACAGCGCCGACTTCGTCGAACTGCGCAAGAGGCTGCGCGCCTTCGTGTTCCCCATGGCCGGACTCTTCCTGGCCTGGTACCTGCTGTACGTCCTGCTCGCCGACTACGCGCACGGGTTCATGTCGACCAAGCTCGTGGGCAACATCAACGTCGGCCTGGTCCTCGGCCTGCTCCAGTTCGTGTCGACGTTCGCCATCACCACCCTGTACGTCCGGCACGCCAACAAGAACCTCGACCCGCGCGCCGAGGCCATCCGCGCCAAGCTCGAAGGGGGCGAGGCGTGA
- a CDS encoding solute symporter family protein — protein MNDKALLNIGIFAIFVVATLVVVIRASRNNKTAADYLAAGHAFTGPQNGIAIAGDYLSAASFLGIAGAIAVNGYDGFLYSIGFLVAWLVALLLVAELLRNTGKYTMGDVLSFRMRQRPVRAAAATSTMVVSFFYLLAQMAGAGGLVALLLGVTDKAGQAVVIAVVGALMIAYVLIGGMKGTTWVQIIKAALLIVGAGIMTLWVLGKFGFNLSGLLGAAVENAPKAGEKLLGPGLQYGATATTKLDFLSLGLALVLGTAGLPHILMRFYTVPTAKEARRSVVWAIWLIGIFYLFTLVLGYGAAALVGPAKITGAPGGVNSAAPLLAEALGGPLLLGLIAAVAFATILAVVAGLTITASASFAHDIYVNIIKKGAAEGRAAEVKVARITAVVIGIVSILGGIAANGQNVAFLVALAFAVAASANLPTILYSLFWKRFNTSGALWSIYGGLTVAIVLIVLSPAVSGQPKAMFPSADFDLFPLSNPGIVSIPVAFVLGYLGTVLSKERNADKYAEMEVRALTGTGAEKAVHH, from the coding sequence GTGAACGACAAAGCCCTGCTCAACATCGGCATCTTCGCGATCTTCGTGGTCGCCACGCTGGTCGTGGTGATCCGGGCCAGCCGCAACAACAAGACGGCCGCCGACTACCTGGCCGCCGGGCACGCGTTCACCGGTCCGCAGAACGGCATCGCGATCGCGGGCGACTACCTGTCCGCCGCGTCGTTCCTGGGCATCGCGGGCGCGATCGCGGTCAACGGCTACGACGGCTTCCTGTACTCGATCGGCTTCCTGGTCGCGTGGCTGGTGGCGTTGCTGCTGGTCGCGGAGCTGCTGAGAAACACCGGCAAGTACACGATGGGCGACGTCCTGAGCTTCCGGATGCGGCAGCGGCCGGTCCGTGCGGCGGCGGCGACGTCGACCATGGTCGTGTCCTTCTTCTACCTGCTGGCGCAGATGGCGGGCGCGGGAGGCCTGGTCGCGCTGCTGCTCGGCGTGACGGACAAGGCCGGCCAGGCCGTGGTGATCGCCGTCGTCGGCGCGTTGATGATCGCGTACGTGCTGATCGGCGGCATGAAGGGCACCACCTGGGTGCAGATCATCAAGGCCGCGCTGCTGATCGTCGGCGCGGGGATCATGACGCTCTGGGTGCTGGGCAAGTTCGGCTTCAACCTGTCCGGTCTGCTGGGTGCCGCCGTGGAGAACGCGCCCAAGGCGGGGGAGAAGCTGCTCGGGCCGGGGCTCCAGTACGGCGCCACCGCGACGACCAAGCTCGACTTCCTGTCGCTGGGGCTGGCACTCGTGCTCGGCACGGCCGGCCTGCCGCACATCCTGATGCGCTTCTACACGGTGCCGACCGCGAAGGAAGCCCGCCGTTCGGTCGTGTGGGCGATCTGGCTGATCGGTATCTTCTACCTGTTCACGCTGGTCCTGGGCTACGGCGCCGCGGCGCTCGTGGGTCCTGCCAAGATCACCGGTGCACCCGGTGGAGTGAACTCGGCCGCCCCCCTGTTGGCCGAGGCGCTCGGCGGGCCGCTGCTGCTGGGCCTGATCGCGGCCGTCGCGTTCGCCACGATCCTGGCGGTCGTCGCGGGTCTGACGATCACCGCGTCGGCGTCGTTCGCGCACGACATCTACGTGAACATCATCAAGAAGGGCGCGGCCGAGGGCCGGGCCGCCGAGGTCAAGGTCGCCCGGATCACGGCCGTGGTGATCGGCATCGTGTCGATCCTCGGCGGCATCGCGGCGAACGGGCAGAACGTGGCGTTCCTGGTCGCGTTGGCGTTCGCGGTGGCGGCGTCGGCGAACCTGCCGACGATTCTGTACTCGCTGTTCTGGAAGCGGTTCAACACCAGCGGCGCGCTGTGGAGCATCTACGGCGGCCTGACCGTGGCGATCGTGCTGATCGTCCTGTCGCCGGCGGTGTCGGGTCAGCCGAAGGCGATGTTCCCGTCGGCGGACTTCGACCTGTTCCCGCTGTCCAACCCGGGCATCGTGTCCATCCCGGTGGCGTTCGTGCTGGGCTACCTGGGCACGGTGCTGTCGAAGGAGCGGAACGCGGACAAGTACGCGGAGATGGAGGTCCGGGCCCTCACCGGCACCGGTGCGGAGAAGGCCGTCCACCACTGA
- a CDS encoding helix-turn-helix domain-containing protein — MPVVNRPPFRRRRLGKKLARMRNDSRLTLDAAAKALDMSRSSLHRTEKGETRVSVHLVKSMMDLYDVYDPELIEQVRRARENGWWTMYGIGDQGYIDVETEACAVHDMSLLLIPGLLQTEDYMRAVFEAHSVGQSRSLIENDVRVRKIRQRRLYDADDPLRLVALLDESALRKMVGGESVMREQLAHLHEAARLPNVEIKVLADGQGAHFGMMGSFTLLEFSEAEELPVLYIEHRFGAIHIEEGPQLDEARLTFEHLAAQAVRIEEFE; from the coding sequence GTGCCGGTGGTAAACCGTCCGCCGTTCCGCCGGCGCAGGCTGGGGAAGAAGTTGGCGCGTATGCGCAACGACTCCCGCCTCACCCTGGACGCCGCCGCCAAAGCTTTGGACATGTCGCGCAGCTCGCTGCATCGGACTGAGAAGGGGGAGACACGGGTCAGCGTCCATCTGGTCAAGTCGATGATGGATCTTTATGACGTCTACGACCCAGAACTCATCGAGCAGGTGCGTAGAGCGCGTGAAAACGGCTGGTGGACGATGTACGGGATCGGGGATCAGGGCTACATCGATGTCGAAACCGAGGCGTGTGCGGTCCACGACATGTCATTGCTGCTGATACCTGGGCTTCTTCAGACCGAAGATTACATGAGGGCAGTCTTCGAGGCGCATAGCGTGGGGCAGTCGAGGTCGCTGATAGAGAATGATGTCCGGGTGCGCAAGATCAGGCAGCGGAGATTGTACGACGCCGACGATCCGCTTCGCCTCGTCGCCCTGCTCGATGAGAGTGCGCTGCGAAAAATGGTCGGTGGGGAGTCGGTCATGCGTGAGCAATTGGCTCACCTGCATGAGGCTGCCAGGCTGCCCAATGTGGAGATCAAAGTTCTGGCGGACGGGCAAGGCGCCCACTTCGGCATGATGGGGAGCTTCACCCTGCTTGAGTTTTCGGAGGCGGAGGAGCTGCCGGTTCTCTACATAGAGCACCGGTTCGGGGCGATCCATATTGAGGAGGGGCCGCAACTGGATGAAGCTAGGCTGACATTCGAGCACCTTGCCGCGCAGGCGGTGCGGATCGAGGAGTTCGAGTGA
- a CDS encoding cytochrome P450, producing the protein MDVNCTQVLRSVSVTPFDQHDPAFVADPYPTFAVLRSKGEVHWHEDMGIAVAVSHRACTAVLRHRSLGRIWTDVKPVERFTAFNLLHRNSLLENEPPTHTRLRRLVAAAFGRGHVERLRPWIASLADSLVDDLVAGIVERGEADLLSHVAGPLPVEVIAELLGVPADDRPMLQPWSNAIVKMYEYGLPPDLRDAAEQAAREFVAYLRELIAHRRTHPGEDLVSDLVAVTDTDGARLTEDELVATAVLLLMAGHEATVNVIGNGVTALLRHPAQWRRLAADPSLVTAAVEECIRYDSPLQLFERTATERVEIAGHVVEPGGKIAALLGAAARDPEVFDEPDTFDLTRTPNPHLGFGMGIHYCLGAPLARIEVEAALSALARKLPSAALATEPRRRAEFVIRGFASVPLTGGDA; encoded by the coding sequence ATGGACGTGAACTGTACGCAAGTTCTACGGTCCGTGAGCGTGACCCCGTTCGACCAGCACGACCCGGCGTTCGTCGCCGATCCCTACCCGACCTTCGCCGTGCTGCGGTCGAAGGGCGAGGTGCACTGGCACGAGGACATGGGCATCGCGGTCGCGGTGTCGCACCGGGCGTGCACGGCGGTGTTGCGGCACCGGTCGTTGGGCCGGATCTGGACGGACGTGAAACCGGTCGAGCGGTTCACGGCGTTCAACCTGCTGCACCGGAACTCCTTGCTGGAGAACGAGCCGCCGACCCACACGCGGCTGCGGCGGTTGGTGGCCGCGGCGTTCGGACGTGGGCACGTCGAGCGCCTGCGGCCGTGGATCGCGTCCCTCGCGGACAGTCTGGTCGACGATCTCGTGGCCGGGATCGTCGAACGAGGTGAAGCGGACCTGCTGTCGCACGTGGCCGGGCCCCTTCCGGTCGAGGTGATCGCGGAACTCCTGGGTGTACCCGCGGACGATCGGCCCATGCTCCAGCCGTGGTCGAACGCCATCGTGAAGATGTACGAGTACGGCCTGCCCCCGGATCTGCGGGACGCGGCCGAGCAGGCGGCCAGGGAGTTCGTCGCCTATCTGCGTGAACTGATCGCGCACCGGCGCACGCACCCCGGCGAGGACCTGGTGTCGGACCTGGTGGCCGTGACGGACACCGACGGCGCCCGGCTCACCGAGGACGAACTGGTCGCCACGGCGGTGCTGCTGCTGATGGCCGGGCACGAGGCGACCGTCAACGTGATCGGCAACGGAGTGACGGCGCTGCTGCGTCACCCCGCGCAGTGGCGACGGCTGGCCGCGGACCCCTCGTTGGTGACGGCCGCCGTGGAGGAGTGCATCCGGTACGACTCGCCGTTGCAGTTGTTCGAGCGGACGGCCACCGAACGAGTGGAGATCGCGGGTCACGTGGTCGAGCCCGGGGGCAAGATCGCGGCGCTGCTCGGCGCGGCGGCCCGCGATCCGGAGGTGTTCGACGAGCCGGACACGTTCGACCTGACCAGGACACCGAACCCGCACCTGGGGTTCGGGATGGGCATCCACTACTGCCTCGGTGCGCCGTTGGCCCGGATCGAGGTCGAGGCGGCGTTGTCGGCGTTGGCGCGCAAGCTGCCGAGCGCGGCGTTGGCGACCGAGCCGAGGCGACGCGCGGAGTTCGTCATCCGGGGGTTCGCGTCGGTACCGCTCACCGGTGGTGACGCTTAG
- a CDS encoding DUF4328 domain-containing protein yields the protein MPPLRVDWVATPPPGAYPPRRFPAPRVPYAGPPSYPVPPRWGFPLLAWRWPTSVALTESKPRATVDRVRSLGRTASHVLGLVGVTALWAAGAEIWRYVLLLLSRHGALSANTVGVSDAMVYSASVVTTVTGAIALLFTLVWLRRAREAAAAAAGYGPSRSGRAVLLGLLVPGLNLIIPGSVAAELEHAALRQPATSRPRPSRLIRWWWGLWVFSALFLVVTVAWSFRSGTQALADGVLLHAVSDLLAAAVAITTGVLVRRITGLLLPIDAASLRRMRVIEVKNAPTPDLRTIRASGSPR from the coding sequence ATGCCGCCGCTGCGCGTGGACTGGGTGGCGACGCCACCGCCCGGGGCGTACCCGCCCCGGCGGTTCCCCGCGCCGCGCGTGCCCTACGCCGGTCCGCCGTCGTACCCGGTGCCGCCGCGGTGGGGGTTCCCGCTGCTGGCGTGGCGCTGGCCGACGTCGGTCGCGCTGACCGAGAGCAAGCCGCGCGCGACGGTCGACCGCGTCCGTTCCCTGGGCCGGACGGCGTCGCACGTGCTCGGCCTGGTCGGCGTGACGGCGCTGTGGGCGGCCGGCGCGGAGATCTGGCGGTACGTGTTGTTGCTGCTCAGCCGGCACGGCGCGTTGTCGGCGAACACGGTCGGCGTGTCGGACGCGATGGTCTACTCGGCGTCGGTGGTGACCACCGTGACGGGTGCGATCGCCCTCCTGTTCACCCTGGTCTGGCTGCGCCGCGCCCGCGAGGCCGCCGCCGCGGCGGCGGGCTACGGCCCGTCGAGGTCGGGCCGCGCGGTCCTGCTGGGCCTGCTCGTCCCGGGTCTGAACCTGATCATCCCGGGCTCGGTGGCGGCCGAGCTGGAACACGCCGCCCTGCGACAACCGGCCACCTCCCGCCCGCGACCATCACGCCTGATCCGCTGGTGGTGGGGCCTGTGGGTGTTCTCGGCGTTGTTCCTTGTGGTCACGGTCGCGTGGTCGTTCAGGTCCGGCACCCAGGCGTTGGCCGACGGCGTGCTGCTCCACGCGGTGTCGGACCTGCTGGCAGCGGCGGTGGCGATCACGACGGGCGTGCTGGTCCGCCGGATCACCGGCCTCCTGCTCCCCATCGACGCCGCATCGCTGAGACGGATGCGCGTGATCGAAGTGAAGAACGCCCCCACACCCGACCTGCGCACCATCCGCGCCTCAGGCTCACCCCGCTGA
- a CDS encoding serine/threonine-protein kinase, producing the protein MPIGYPDTVFRYEPLSDRPVGRGGCGNIWKARDILLDRTVALKTVNEQLLWHDDERARRTFLKEATAGARLAQSSRHVVPVTDLGIADGIPYFVMPWIDNGTDPPDLGGQIGRMSVGRARAVLAQITEAVAVAHRNGIVHSDIAPWNIVHTKAENLYQLTDFGLLKIVENQLLSVGSGSLLRGGRQDFQPPEVRADIAAVDYSSDVYALAVTFRVLIEGDSCLRTKGGSPFPTPGVIRVRHEQRDAPDRVRQLLVRFVDEHERTDTVDDFTELLRRI; encoded by the coding sequence GTGCCGATCGGATATCCCGACACCGTTTTCCGCTACGAACCCCTGTCCGACCGACCGGTCGGCCGGGGCGGCTGCGGGAACATCTGGAAAGCGCGCGACATCCTCCTGGACCGCACGGTCGCGCTGAAGACGGTCAACGAACAACTGCTCTGGCACGACGACGAGCGGGCGCGGCGCACGTTCCTCAAGGAGGCGACGGCGGGCGCCCGCCTCGCCCAATCGTCCCGACACGTCGTCCCCGTCACCGACCTGGGCATCGCGGACGGCATTCCCTACTTCGTCATGCCGTGGATCGACAACGGCACGGACCCGCCCGACCTGGGCGGACAGATCGGCCGGATGTCCGTCGGCCGCGCGCGGGCCGTGCTCGCCCAGATCACCGAAGCCGTCGCGGTCGCACATCGGAACGGCATCGTGCACAGCGACATCGCGCCGTGGAACATCGTCCACACCAAAGCGGAGAACCTGTACCAGCTCACCGACTTCGGCCTGCTCAAGATCGTCGAGAACCAACTCCTCTCCGTCGGGTCCGGCAGCCTCCTGCGCGGCGGCAGACAGGACTTCCAGCCGCCCGAGGTGCGCGCGGACATCGCCGCAGTGGACTACTCGTCGGACGTCTACGCCCTGGCCGTCACGTTCCGCGTCCTCATCGAGGGCGACTCCTGCCTGCGCACCAAGGGCGGCAGCCCGTTCCCGACGCCCGGCGTCATCCGGGTACGCCACGAACAACGCGACGCCCCCGACCGCGTGCGCCAACTGCTCGTCCGCTTCGTCGACGAACACGAACGGACCGACACAGTCGACGACTTCACCGAGCTGCTCAGGAGAATCTGA
- a CDS encoding rhodanese-like domain-containing protein — translation MTVPSVEVSEVPVDLPAGKVLLDVREADEWTAGHAPGALHIPMSELAGRLDDLPADSELYVVCRMGGRSARVTQYLNANGWEAVNVEGGMQVWASSGRPLVGEVAGAEPEVI, via the coding sequence GTGACCGTTCCCAGCGTTGAGGTGTCGGAAGTCCCCGTGGACCTGCCGGCCGGCAAGGTGCTGCTCGACGTCCGCGAGGCCGACGAGTGGACCGCCGGCCACGCACCGGGCGCCCTGCACATCCCGATGAGCGAACTCGCCGGCCGCCTGGACGACCTGCCCGCCGACAGCGAGCTGTACGTCGTGTGCCGGATGGGCGGCCGGTCGGCCAGGGTCACGCAGTACCTCAACGCCAACGGCTGGGAGGCCGTCAACGTCGAGGGCGGCATGCAGGTGTGGGCGTCGTCCGGCCGGCCGCTGGTCGGCGAGGTCGCCGGAGCGGAACCCGAGGTCATCTGA
- a CDS encoding DUF397 domain-containing protein: protein MPSVDLSGAEWRKSSRSTGGTNANCVEVAPVGPVVAVRDSKNPQGTPLAFPAVQWAFFLERLGS from the coding sequence GTGCCTTCTGTTGATCTGAGCGGTGCCGAGTGGCGGAAGAGCAGCCGTAGCACGGGGGGAACCAACGCCAACTGCGTCGAAGTTGCCCCTGTCGGCCCGGTGGTGGCGGTGCGGGACTCCAAGAACCCGCAGGGCACCCCGCTGGCGTTCCCCGCTGTTCAGTGGGCGTTCTTCCTGGAGCGGTTGGGAAGCTGA